A stretch of the Nosocomiicoccus ampullae genome encodes the following:
- a CDS encoding RluA family pseudouridine synthase has product MKLDILYEDNHVIAVTKPNNIPVQADNSNDKDMLTIVKEYIKEKYHKPGNVFLGLVHRLDRPVGGAIVFAKTSKAASRLSNEIRKNTFERSYVTVVEGHLKSNGTLKDYLVKNRKTNTSFVASKGAKDAKHAVLEYKTIGLDEALSLLEVKLHTGRSHQIRVQLSNQNAPIFGDQRYNKNSKVGEQIALWSSEIKFKHPTKDEVITVTSTPPNRYPWNRFTN; this is encoded by the coding sequence ATGAAGCTAGATATTTTATACGAAGACAACCACGTCATTGCTGTAACAAAACCAAATAATATCCCCGTTCAAGCAGATAATTCTAATGATAAAGACATGCTGACAATTGTAAAAGAATATATTAAAGAAAAATATCATAAACCAGGCAACGTATTTTTAGGACTTGTCCATCGTCTTGACCGCCCTGTTGGCGGTGCGATTGTGTTTGCGAAGACTTCTAAAGCTGCGAGCCGACTATCCAATGAGATTCGTAAAAATACATTTGAGCGCAGTTACGTCACTGTAGTAGAAGGACATCTAAAGAGTAATGGCACGCTAAAAGATTATTTAGTCAAAAACCGTAAAACGAACACATCTTTTGTCGCGAGTAAAGGTGCAAAAGATGCTAAACACGCAGTGCTTGAGTATAAAACTATCGGTCTAGATGAAGCACTCAGTCTACTCGAAGTTAAACTTCATACTGGTCGTTCACATCAAATCCGTGTACAACTATCAAATCAAAATGCTCCAATTTTCGGAGATCAACGATATAACAAAAATAGTAAAGTCGGCGAACAAATCGCTTTATGGAGTTCTGAAATTAAATTTAAACATCCAACTAAAGATGAAGTTATTACAGTTACAAGTACTCCTCCAAACCGCTATCCCTGGAATAGATTCACGAATTAA
- a CDS encoding DUF4097 family beta strand repeat-containing protein → MDRYEYLGTVKYHLQSLTSKQQDKIIDSLLNRFREKDDDDALINELGAPETLAEKYLFNKKDLTVDDDVTHFKFETTFVPVYVYESDDEYLHFNVTKDIDLEKFQYEVNEGVFSLNLKLSHASKNTRLEIYLPDKKIDRVEMIQHYSSIHADSIKAKDIQFKNDVGQVIIKKVEADTLTCYLQTGEMRIDDVDTKHLKFNVSTGKLVLDNVNQDQHIDGKVATGNAMITLDKMFDNAELILKEQFGALIIDGYDEEIDGKVLGNGEYKVKLVASYGTLMIDTN, encoded by the coding sequence ATGGACCGTTATGAGTATTTAGGAACTGTGAAGTACCATTTACAATCATTAACTAGTAAACAACAAGATAAAATAATCGATTCGTTATTGAATCGATTTCGAGAAAAAGATGACGATGACGCATTAATTAACGAGTTAGGTGCTCCGGAAACACTAGCTGAAAAATATTTATTTAATAAAAAAGATTTGACGGTAGATGACGATGTTACACACTTTAAGTTTGAAACGACGTTTGTTCCTGTCTATGTTTATGAGTCGGATGATGAGTATCTACATTTTAACGTAACGAAAGATATCGATTTGGAGAAATTTCAATATGAAGTTAACGAAGGTGTATTTAGTCTTAATTTAAAACTGTCTCATGCAAGTAAAAACACGCGTTTAGAAATATATTTACCAGATAAAAAAATCGATCGCGTTGAAATGATTCAGCACTACAGTTCAATTCATGCGGATTCTATAAAAGCGAAAGATATACAATTTAAAAATGATGTAGGTCAAGTGATTATTAAAAAAGTAGAAGCAGATACGTTAACGTGTTATCTACAAACAGGAGAAATGAGAATTGATGACGTTGATACAAAGCATTTAAAATTTAACGTCAGCACTGGGAAACTCGTTTTAGATAATGTAAATCAAGATCAGCATATCGACGGTAAAGTCGCAACAGGTAATGCGATGATTACGCTAGATAAGATGTTTGATAATGCAGAGTTAATTCTAAAAGAACAGTTCGGTGCACTTATTATCGATGGATACGATGAGGAAATTGATGGAAAAGTACTTGGAAATGGAGAGTATAAAGTAAAGCTCGTTGCAAGTTACGGAACGTTAATGATAGACACGAATTAA
- a CDS encoding amidase family protein, protein MTLFNHDSLYYSEKVKQKEVSVTELVERALHNIEHYDDMNAVIHIQKDQALNIAKDMDKKLESLSSENIKDLPPFFGVPILVKDLGQEEAGIPATNGSKLFKDYIPKSSSNFVKQLIENGFVIVGRTNVPEFGFKMITDSKLYGNSYSPFGKPLTSGGSSGGAAAALKRGLVPASSGSDGGGSIRIPASLNGLIGLKPTRGRTTSGPGSYRQWQGASIDFFLTKSVRETYELLKVMDNRPIASPYLPPNLNLNGLSKPKKRLKIAYSYESPIGSEVNQSAIDSLNDAVEKLKKLGHIVVEDNVPVDGQQAIHSYFTMNMVETAAMFKDMEKALGREIKKDDVELISYGMYNAGLRVPGWMYTQSLNYWDTLSDLYHSFLDDNNYDFYLTPTMNGPTKDIDAFSPSKESIEKLQNIENLSDEETSYIFEEVFKVSSMYSPYTWTINLTGQPAISLPMYETKDGLPIGSMFIARKGEEDRLLELAYELEESGFIKSNIHETK, encoded by the coding sequence ATGACTTTATTTAATCATGATTCATTATACTATAGCGAAAAAGTAAAACAAAAAGAAGTTAGTGTAACAGAGCTCGTCGAGCGTGCGTTACATAATATCGAACATTACGACGATATGAACGCTGTCATTCATATACAAAAAGATCAAGCGCTTAATATCGCAAAAGACATGGATAAAAAGTTAGAAAGTTTATCTTCTGAAAATATAAAAGACTTGCCTCCATTTTTCGGTGTTCCAATTCTTGTTAAAGATCTTGGACAAGAAGAAGCAGGCATTCCAGCGACGAATGGATCAAAACTTTTTAAAGATTATATTCCGAAAAGTTCAAGTAACTTCGTGAAACAATTAATAGAGAACGGATTTGTCATTGTCGGACGTACAAACGTGCCTGAATTTGGATTTAAAATGATTACTGATTCTAAATTATACGGTAATTCATATTCTCCATTTGGTAAGCCCTTAACATCTGGTGGATCTAGTGGTGGTGCTGCCGCAGCTTTAAAACGAGGCCTGGTCCCTGCTTCATCTGGCAGCGATGGCGGTGGTTCTATTCGAATACCCGCAAGTTTAAACGGTCTTATTGGACTAAAACCTACAAGAGGACGTACAACAAGCGGTCCAGGAAGTTACAGACAATGGCAAGGTGCGTCAATCGATTTCTTTTTAACAAAATCAGTCCGAGAGACATATGAATTACTTAAAGTAATGGACAATCGACCGATCGCTTCTCCATACTTACCTCCAAACTTAAACCTTAATGGTCTGAGTAAACCTAAAAAGAGACTTAAAATTGCATATAGCTATGAATCACCGATTGGTTCTGAAGTCAATCAATCCGCAATTGATAGTTTGAATGATGCAGTAGAAAAACTTAAAAAGCTTGGACATATAGTTGTCGAAGATAATGTACCAGTAGACGGGCAACAAGCTATTCATTCGTATTTTACTATGAACATGGTTGAAACCGCTGCGATGTTTAAAGATATGGAAAAAGCTTTAGGTAGAGAAATTAAAAAAGATGATGTTGAGCTTATTTCTTATGGAATGTATAACGCAGGACTAAGAGTACCAGGATGGATGTATACTCAGTCTTTAAACTACTGGGATACGCTAAGTGATTTATATCATAGTTTCCTTGACGATAATAATTATGACTTTTATTTAACACCAACAATGAATGGCCCAACAAAAGATATCGATGCTTTTAGTCCTTCAAAAGAATCTATTGAAAAATTACAAAATATAGAAAACTTGTCTGATGAAGAAACGTCTTATATATTTGAAGAAGTATTCAAAGTAAGTAGCATGTACAGTCCATATACTTGGACGATAAATTTAACTGGTCAACCGGCAATTAGCCTTCCAATGTATGAAACAAAAGATGGACTACCAATAGGCAGTATGTTTATTGCACGTAAAGGTGAAGAAGATAGATTACTAGAACTTGCGTATGAGTTAGAAGAATCCGGGTTTATTAAATCAAATATTCACGAAACTAAATAA
- the nhaC gene encoding Na+/H+ antiporter NhaC: MKRKPTFIESISCFIVLAALIGIGFGIYEIPIQPLLLITALYSAVIALRVGVSWDEMEDNIIKNLKTAMPAIFIIFVVGIIIGTWIYSGTVPMLIYYGLKLIHPSYFLVMAFVIVAIVSVATGTAWGSTATAGVALMGIATELNIPLGIAAGAIISGAIFGDKLSPLSDTTNLAALVVETDLYTHIKHMLWTTVPASIVGLIIWFIVGRRFESESVNASSVNNLLNQLDDIYNFNLFMLLPFILILWGAFTRKPIVPVMFLSSLLAIIIGTLSNGFSIVDGVTSMANGFTTEMIDSKTTYSESIQSLLNRGGIFSMTTIVVTIFCGYAFAGIVEVAGCLDTILNSFFKYIKSKAGLIASTILGSLIIIFTSGVASISIIMVGVLMRDAYKDQNLPPETLSRTLEDSGTMVLAFVPWGVSAIYYLEVLGVGVNEYAIWAIPCYLCIVFALIYAITGIGLGTKEEKPN; this comes from the coding sequence ATGAAAAGAAAACCTACATTTATTGAGTCGATATCATGTTTTATTGTCCTTGCTGCTTTAATCGGAATTGGATTTGGTATATATGAAATCCCTATTCAACCCCTACTTTTAATTACAGCACTATATTCAGCTGTAATTGCTTTAAGAGTTGGTGTGTCTTGGGATGAAATGGAAGATAATATTATTAAAAACCTAAAAACAGCAATGCCAGCAATTTTCATTATTTTTGTCGTCGGTATTATAATTGGAACGTGGATTTACTCTGGAACTGTACCGATGTTAATTTATTATGGCTTAAAATTAATTCATCCGAGTTACTTTTTAGTTATGGCATTTGTAATTGTCGCGATAGTTTCAGTCGCAACAGGAACAGCTTGGGGATCTACAGCGACGGCTGGAGTTGCACTTATGGGAATAGCAACTGAGTTAAATATACCACTTGGTATTGCTGCGGGTGCGATCATTTCAGGTGCGATTTTTGGAGATAAACTCTCTCCACTTTCAGATACAACAAACCTTGCAGCTTTAGTTGTTGAAACAGATCTTTATACACATATAAAACATATGCTCTGGACAACAGTACCGGCTTCTATTGTAGGTTTAATAATTTGGTTTATTGTAGGTCGTCGTTTTGAAAGCGAGAGCGTAAATGCATCGAGTGTCAATAATTTATTAAATCAACTTGATGATATATACAACTTTAATTTATTTATGTTGTTACCTTTTATATTGATACTCTGGGGCGCTTTTACAAGAAAACCGATTGTTCCAGTCATGTTTTTATCTTCATTACTTGCGATTATTATTGGTACTTTGTCTAATGGTTTTTCGATTGTTGACGGTGTTACTTCAATGGCCAACGGTTTTACTACAGAAATGATAGATAGTAAAACAACATATTCTGAATCTATACAGTCTCTTCTAAACCGCGGAGGTATTTTTTCTATGACCACAATTGTAGTTACTATATTTTGTGGATATGCCTTTGCTGGAATTGTAGAAGTTGCGGGTTGTTTAGATACTATTTTAAATTCATTTTTTAAGTATATTAAGAGTAAAGCTGGCCTAATTGCGTCAACAATTTTAGGTAGTTTAATTATCATTTTTACATCAGGAGTTGCATCTATTTCTATAATAATGGTCGGTGTACTTATGAGAGATGCTTATAAAGATCAAAATTTACCACCTGAAACTCTGTCACGTACACTAGAAGACTCCGGGACTATGGTTCTTGCTTTTGTCCCTTGGGGTGTGTCAGCTATATATTATTTAGAAGTACTCGGCGTTGGAGTCAATGAATATGCTATATGGGCGATTCCTTGTTATTTATGTATCGTATTTGCACTTATATATGCAATCACAGGCATTGGACTTGGTACAAAAGAAGAAAAACCTAATTGA
- a CDS encoding xanthine phosphoribosyltransferase, producing the protein MDLLKQRILNDGEALNENVLKVDSFLNHQIDPLLMKEIGQEFIHRFEDVEFTKVLTLESSGIAPSVMVGMLLDIPVVFGRKRQSLTLNDNLFTSQVFSYTKQETNTIAVAKKFLSKDDKVLIIDDFLANGEAAGALVDVVEQSGAELVGIGIVIEKAFQSGGKILRDKGYRVESLARIESMYDKQVKFVGDN; encoded by the coding sequence ATGGACCTTTTAAAACAGCGCATATTAAATGACGGTGAAGCATTAAACGAAAACGTACTTAAAGTCGACTCTTTTTTAAATCATCAAATTGATCCACTTTTAATGAAAGAAATTGGACAAGAATTTATTCATCGATTTGAAGACGTCGAATTTACAAAAGTTTTAACACTTGAATCTTCAGGTATCGCACCATCCGTAATGGTCGGTATGCTTTTAGATATTCCTGTTGTATTCGGTAGAAAAAGACAATCATTAACATTAAATGATAATCTATTCACTTCACAAGTATTTTCATATACTAAGCAAGAAACAAATACGATTGCAGTGGCGAAAAAGTTTTTATCTAAAGATGATAAAGTGCTTATTATCGATGACTTTTTAGCGAATGGTGAAGCGGCAGGTGCTTTAGTTGATGTTGTAGAACAATCAGGCGCAGAACTTGTCGGTATTGGAATCGTCATCGAAAAAGCATTCCAAAGCGGTGGTAAAATCTTACGCGATAAAGGTTACCGTGTGGAGTCACTCGCTCGTATTGAATCAATGTATGACAAACAAGTCAAATTTGTTGGTGACAATTAA
- a CDS encoding nucleobase:cation symporter-2 family protein, producing the protein MALQQNLKDASLGLQHVLAMYAGAVIVPLIVGSSIGLSTAQLTYLISIDIMMCGVASILQVRKNKFMGIGLPVVLGCAFTAVGPIINIANTYSIESVYGAILSAGLFVVIIAKYFSKLIKFFPPVVTGSVVTIIGLTLIPVALNNFAGGQGADDFASLENIGLGFITLLIILFVLKFAKGFFASIAILIGIVVGTVIAAFFGQVDVSPVKEASWLHLPAVFYFGTPEFHLVPILTLILVVMVSLVESTGVYFALGDITDKEIREADLKRGYRAEGFAIMLGGLFNSLPYTTFSQNVGLIQLSGVRKLKIIYIAGVMLMILGLMPKIGAATLAIPDSVLGGAMIAMFGMVSAYGIKMLSTVDFDNQNNLMVVAISVSFGLGVTAVPDVFSSLPSSISVITESGIVMGSLAAIFLNVVLNFNLEANDDIKDQIYEAAPDEEK; encoded by the coding sequence ATGGCACTTCAGCAAAATTTAAAAGATGCATCGCTTGGACTTCAACATGTCCTCGCGATGTATGCTGGTGCTGTTATCGTTCCACTCATCGTTGGTTCTTCCATAGGACTTTCAACCGCACAACTTACATATTTAATTTCAATTGACATAATGATGTGTGGTGTCGCATCAATTTTACAAGTGCGGAAAAACAAATTCATGGGAATCGGACTGCCGGTCGTTTTAGGATGTGCCTTTACCGCTGTCGGACCGATTATTAATATCGCAAATACATACAGTATTGAAAGTGTCTATGGTGCAATTTTATCTGCAGGGTTATTTGTCGTTATTATCGCGAAATATTTTAGTAAACTGATAAAATTCTTCCCGCCCGTCGTAACGGGATCTGTCGTAACAATTATCGGGTTAACACTGATTCCTGTAGCGTTAAATAACTTCGCTGGCGGACAAGGTGCCGATGATTTTGCATCACTTGAAAACATTGGTCTCGGGTTTATTACGTTACTCATTATTCTTTTTGTCTTAAAATTTGCCAAAGGATTTTTCGCGTCGATTGCGATTTTAATTGGAATTGTCGTCGGTACAGTTATTGCGGCATTTTTCGGACAAGTTGATGTATCTCCAGTAAAAGAAGCATCATGGTTACATTTACCTGCCGTCTTTTACTTCGGAACGCCAGAATTCCATTTAGTGCCAATACTGACACTTATTTTAGTTGTAATGGTCAGTTTAGTTGAATCTACAGGTGTATATTTCGCACTCGGCGATATTACCGATAAAGAAATTCGTGAAGCAGATTTAAAACGTGGATACCGTGCAGAAGGTTTTGCGATTATGCTCGGAGGACTATTTAACTCTTTACCATATACAACATTCAGTCAAAACGTCGGACTCATTCAGTTATCTGGTGTACGTAAATTGAAAATTATTTACATCGCTGGAGTTATGCTAATGATTCTCGGTCTGATGCCAAAAATAGGTGCAGCAACACTCGCAATACCTGATTCAGTACTAGGTGGCGCGATGATTGCAATGTTCGGAATGGTCAGTGCGTACGGAATTAAAATGCTTAGTACAGTAGACTTTGATAACCAAAACAACTTAATGGTCGTCGCGATTTCAGTCTCATTTGGACTCGGTGTCACTGCAGTGCCAGATGTATTCAGCAGTTTACCATCAAGCATCTCAGTTATCACAGAAAGTGGTATAGTTATGGGAAGTTTAGCAGCGATATTTTTAAATGTCGTATTAAACTTTAACCTAGAAGCAAATGATGACATAAAAGATCAAATATATGAAGCGGCACCAGATGAAGAAAAATAG
- the groL gene encoding chaperonin GroEL (60 kDa chaperone family; promotes refolding of misfolded polypeptides especially under stressful conditions; forms two stacked rings of heptamers to form a barrel-shaped 14mer; ends can be capped by GroES; misfolded proteins enter the barrel where they are refolded when GroES binds), which yields MAKELKFSEDARQSMLQGVEKLANAVKVTLGPKGRNVVLDKQFTAPLITNDGVTIAKEIELEDRFEDMGAKLVSEVATKTNDIAGDGTTTATILAHAMIEEGLKNVTAGANPVGIRRGITKAVEEAVKALEDISKPVQDKASIAQVGAISANDKEVGEFISEAMEKVGNDGVITIEESRGLNTELEVVEGMQFDRGYSSPYMVTDSEKMIAELDNPYVLITDKKITNFQNDLLPILEQVVQQGRPILIIADDVEGDALANLVLNKLRGTFTAITVKAPGFGDRRKAMLEDIAVLTGGQVITEDLGLELKDASLDMLGTASKVHVDKENTTIVEGSGDENAITGRISQIKAQLEETDSSFDREKLQERLAKLSGGVAVIKVGAATETEMKERKHRIEDALNSTRAAVEEGIVAGGGTALVEIYDKVASLDAEGDEKTGINIVLKALEAPVRQIAENAGLEGSVIVTKLKEQTNGFGYNAETDEWVNMIEAGIVDPKKVTRSALQNAGSIASMFLTTEAVVADIPEEENIGDMGMGGGMPGMM from the coding sequence ATGGCTAAGGAACTTAAATTTTCTGAAGATGCACGTCAATCGATGTTACAGGGTGTTGAAAAACTTGCAAACGCAGTTAAAGTGACACTTGGACCTAAAGGTCGTAACGTCGTTTTAGATAAACAATTTACAGCACCACTCATTACAAATGATGGTGTCACAATCGCAAAAGAAATCGAGTTAGAAGATCGCTTTGAAGATATGGGTGCAAAACTCGTATCTGAAGTTGCGACAAAAACAAACGACATCGCTGGTGACGGAACTACAACAGCGACAATTCTCGCGCACGCGATGATTGAAGAAGGTCTTAAAAACGTGACAGCAGGCGCAAACCCTGTTGGCATTCGCCGTGGAATTACTAAAGCAGTTGAAGAAGCGGTTAAAGCACTAGAAGACATTTCTAAACCAGTACAAGATAAAGCATCAATCGCTCAAGTTGGTGCAATTTCAGCAAACGACAAAGAAGTCGGAGAATTCATCTCTGAAGCGATGGAAAAAGTCGGTAATGACGGTGTTATTACAATCGAAGAGTCTCGCGGGTTAAATACTGAATTAGAAGTTGTTGAAGGTATGCAGTTTGACCGTGGATATTCATCTCCATATATGGTGACTGACTCAGAGAAAATGATTGCTGAACTTGATAATCCGTACGTCTTAATTACCGATAAAAAAATTACGAACTTCCAAAACGACTTACTGCCAATCTTAGAGCAGGTCGTTCAACAAGGTCGTCCAATTTTAATTATCGCAGACGACGTAGAAGGGGATGCACTTGCGAATCTTGTATTAAACAAATTACGCGGAACATTCACAGCAATTACTGTAAAAGCACCAGGATTTGGTGATCGCCGTAAAGCAATGCTTGAAGACATCGCGGTCTTAACAGGCGGACAAGTGATTACTGAAGACCTAGGACTAGAGTTAAAAGATGCTAGTCTAGATATGCTTGGTACTGCTTCAAAAGTACATGTCGATAAAGAAAATACGACAATTGTTGAAGGAAGCGGTGACGAAAACGCGATTACTGGACGTATATCTCAAATTAAAGCTCAACTTGAGGAAACAGACTCAAGTTTCGATAGAGAAAAACTACAAGAACGTCTTGCAAAACTATCTGGTGGAGTCGCAGTTATTAAAGTCGGTGCGGCAACTGAAACAGAAATGAAAGAACGTAAACACCGTATTGAAGACGCATTAAACTCAACACGTGCAGCAGTTGAAGAAGGAATCGTTGCAGGTGGTGGTACAGCGTTAGTCGAAATATATGACAAAGTCGCATCACTAGACGCAGAAGGCGATGAAAAAACAGGTATAAACATCGTACTAAAAGCACTCGAAGCACCAGTAAGACAAATCGCAGAAAACGCTGGACTAGAAGGTTCAGTCATCGTAACGAAACTAAAAGAACAGACAAACGGATTCGGGTATAACGCAGAAACAGACGAATGGGTCAACATGATAGAAGCGGGAATCGTTGACCCTAAAAAAGTCACACGTTCAGCACTCCAAAACGCAGGATCAATCGCATCAATGTTCTTAACAACAGAAGCAGTCGTCGCAGACATTCCAGAAGAAGAAAACATCGGAGACATGGGCATGGGCGGCGGCATGCCAGGGATGATGTAA
- a CDS encoding co-chaperone GroES, whose product MLRPLENRVILDISKDKKEETTSSGIILTGDSSKEEPVYGVVVAVGPGRTLDNGEVVKIGVTEGDKVVYNSFTGTEVDYEGKSYLIVPAQDILAVVE is encoded by the coding sequence ATGTTAAGACCTTTAGAAAATAGAGTGATTTTAGATATTAGTAAAGATAAAAAAGAAGAAACTACATCTTCAGGTATTATTTTAACTGGAGATTCATCAAAAGAAGAACCGGTCTACGGTGTAGTTGTCGCAGTCGGACCTGGACGTACGTTAGATAACGGTGAAGTTGTAAAAATCGGCGTCACTGAAGGTGACAAAGTCGTCTACAACTCATTTACAGGAACAGAAGTTGATTACGAAGGTAAAAGTTATTTAATCGTACCCGCTCAAGATATTTTAGCAGTAGTAGAATAA
- a CDS encoding CPBP family intramembrane glutamic endopeptidase codes for MNRTIYSLFIVVMFGVIQIAGIPIQLYIALKNPGASVQEILSLYMPYQFVIYVVGLIVILILGNIHKDKNIFERGAKTPPLQTIAWIFGGLILAYVAQIITAQINFRLLGNPMESENTKHIMEMISNMPYMILFVAVIGPIIEEYVFRRAIFAEIYERLPMNKVAAFLIAGLISGIVFAFAHFDFTHILIYVGMSYVFSFVYVMTNRLLVPIVVHMLMNGCVVLLQLTFKDQIEQLEELQTNGLIIIKAIFNTII; via the coding sequence ATGAATAGAACTATATATAGTTTATTTATCGTCGTAATGTTTGGAGTTATTCAAATCGCTGGTATTCCAATCCAACTTTATATCGCACTTAAAAATCCAGGCGCGAGTGTTCAAGAAATTTTAAGCTTATATATGCCGTATCAGTTCGTCATTTACGTTGTCGGACTTATCGTTATTTTAATTTTAGGTAATATTCATAAAGATAAAAATATCTTTGAAAGAGGCGCTAAAACACCACCTCTACAAACAATCGCATGGATTTTTGGTGGTTTAATACTCGCATACGTTGCACAAATCATTACCGCACAAATTAACTTCCGTCTGTTAGGAAATCCAATGGAAAGTGAAAATACAAAACATATTATGGAAATGATTTCTAACATGCCATATATGATTTTATTTGTTGCTGTAATTGGTCCGATTATCGAGGAATATGTATTTAGACGCGCAATTTTCGCTGAAATATACGAGAGACTACCGATGAATAAAGTCGCTGCATTTTTAATTGCAGGTTTAATTTCAGGAATTGTTTTTGCATTCGCGCACTTTGATTTTACGCATATTTTAATTTACGTCGGTATGAGTTATGTTTTTAGTTTTGTCTACGTAATGACGAATCGACTGCTCGTTCCAATCGTCGTTCATATGTTAATGAATGGATGTGTTGTATTACTACAACTCACATTTAAAGATCAAATTGAACAATTAGAAGAACTTCAAACGAACGGCTTAATTATCATTAAAGCCATATTCAATACGATAATATAA
- a CDS encoding thiol-disulfide oxidoreductase DCC family protein produces the protein MKKVLIYDGDCNLCSRFINLVVKVNKNDDLYITDFNSEWFKQLPFNIDTESVSYLSKDKIYNKSNAVIHMLMDANQLFKPIIILKLIPKGFRDKLYDIVSNNRYKYKSACSVKSVKFYRMYLK, from the coding sequence ATGAAAAAAGTACTCATATATGACGGAGATTGTAATTTATGCAGTCGATTTATCAATCTAGTAGTTAAAGTGAATAAAAATGATGACTTGTATATTACGGACTTTAATAGTGAATGGTTTAAACAACTCCCATTTAATATCGACACTGAAAGTGTGTCGTATCTCTCTAAAGATAAAATATACAATAAGTCAAACGCGGTCATTCATATGTTGATGGATGCAAATCAATTATTTAAGCCAATCATTATACTAAAGCTTATTCCTAAAGGTTTTAGAGATAAGCTATATGATATTGTTTCAAATAATAGATATAAATATAAAAGTGCATGTTCGGTAAAATCTGTAAAATTTTACCGAATGTATTTAAAATAA
- a CDS encoding sulfurtransferase TusA family protein, with protein MVYELGTVGMVCPFPLIEAQKKMETLDIGDALKIDFDCTQATEALPNWAAENNYNVTEFEQLDDASWTITIEKV; from the coding sequence ATGGTTTATGAACTTGGAACTGTAGGAATGGTATGTCCATTTCCTTTAATCGAAGCACAAAAGAAAATGGAAACATTAGATATTGGAGATGCTTTAAAAATAGATTTTGACTGCACTCAAGCAACAGAAGCTTTACCAAACTGGGCAGCTGAAAATAACTACAATGTAACTGAATTTGAGCAGTTAGATGATGCGTCATGGACAATCACAATTGAAAAAGTGTAA